A genome region from Anopheles stephensi strain Indian chromosome 2, UCI_ANSTEP_V1.0, whole genome shotgun sequence includes the following:
- the LOC118502794 gene encoding laccase abr2 isoform X1, translated as MHSSNSVLAARMPLVTATLILSVLMAQTCHSQSVITDCDPSKCQPLSNISETSLEPGQRIRRELDPCCEILRLYCDASACPPAIEFCDAERTIRPRTTVGTCCTLQRCENFCEVYADGEITTRSVGEKWFNMVNETTCMNYECLRNEANETFINSIGIQCNTTCPEGFEAQISHQHCCPQCVQARCKFDDQFYREGQSWASPDGCLLYRCAKDGGFLSISSSRKQCPVVGNCPEQNVVERDCCKVCNYTAEPRMESTTAAPVEQEEGVDFYEEQSYSNHPCKRVCTLGRKPETCYYRFRLEWYRTLSKACYNCPYNGTDCDRPHCIAGDGVRRNVAVINRMMPGPAIEVCENDIIVVDVENHLMGESTTIHWHGLHQRRTPYMDGVPHVSQCPISPGTTFRYTFRADNPGTHFWHSHTGMQRGDGAFGALIIRKDNDIHELLYDHDLSEHVITVQDWGHEQGVSLFAAHHHSTGDNKPPNLLINGRGKYFQRFAKTTPLGTTTTTEAPDLEEDPSVTTQPEAIPVEEVPEETTIVDVPTTVAPTVTTLDDVELLQASSNNNLKTVLHANDVRHRTKRQSRTVNFNAVVVPESQHIPLSVFHVDKGRRYRFRLINAEFLNCPVELSIENHNLTVISSDGFGIQPLEDLGSFVSYAGERFDFVVKANQPIGNYLIRFRGLMDCDERFTSAYQFAVLRYRGAPEDTEYESWPPYDYEAPGVQFNSLNRGPGAENVITIAETNALDQEDLLLLRDETDYKFYVYYDFYGKDNPHFHVPSLYGFQQVINNTNRLYTPQLNHISMRMPPIPFLPGKDVLDESQFCNETSVRDRNCREEFCECSHVIQIPLHATVEMVMIDEGFTFDANHPFHLHGHAFRVVGMDRVSRNTTVEDIRRMDEEGRLPRRLKKAPIKDTVTIPDGGYTIIRFIANNPGYWLFHCHIEFHAEIGMSLVLKVGDSSEMLPVPANFPTCYDFKPKLGELGNGTGSTRFTTSLLLLAFAVQTLHRLL; from the exons ATGCATAGCAGCAATAGTGTGCTAGCTGCCAGAATGCCCCTAGTAACTGCCACCCTCATCTTGTCGGTGCTGATGGCTCAAACCTGCCACTCGCAAAGTGTCATCACAG ATTGTGACCCGAGTAAATGCCAACCTCTGTCAAACATTTCGGAAACGTCCCTAGAGCCAGGGCAAAGGATACGTCGCGAGTTGGACCCGTGCTGTGAGATCCTACGGCTGTACTGTGATGCTAGCGCCTGTCCACCAGCGATCGAGTTTTGCGATGCAGAACGAACCATTCGGCCGAGGACTACTGTCGGAACCTGTTGTACCTTGCAGCGTTGTG AAAACTTTTGTGAGGTGTACGCTGACGGTGAGATCACGACCCGATCGGTCGGCGAGAAGTGGTTTAACATGGTCAATGAGACCACCTGCATGAACTACGAGTGTCTGCGGAACGAGGCAAACGAAACGTTCATCAATTCGATCGGCATACAGTGTAACACCACGTGCCCGGAG GGTTTCGAGGCGCAGATCTCGCACCAACACTGCTGCCCGCAGTGCGTTCAGGCCCGGTGCAAGTTTGATGATCAGTTCTACCGCGAGGGACAATCGTGGGCCAGTCCTGACGGGTGTCTGCTGTATCGGTGCGCTAAGGACGGTGGTTTCCTGTCGATCAGCTCAAGCCGCAAGCAGTGTCCGGTGGTGGGAAATTGTCCCGAGCAGAATGTGGTTGAGCGTGACTGCTGTAAGGTGTGTAATTACACCGCCGAACCCAGGATGGAGTCGACGACGGCTGCACCAGTGGAGCAAGAGGAAGGTGTTGATTTCTACGAGGAACAGAGCTACAGCAATCACCCGTGCAAGCGGGTGTGCACGCTGGGGCGCAAACCGGAAACCTGCTACTACCGTTTCCGGCTTGAATGGTACCGGACGCTTAGTAAGGCTTGCTACAACTGTCCTTATAATGGGACGGACTGTGATCGACCGCACTGTATTGCGGGGGATGGTGTGCGAAGAAACGTGGCCGTTATTAATCGCATGATGCCCGGTCCGGCCATTGAGGTGTGTGAGAACGATATCATTGTGGTGGACGTGGAAAATCATCTGATGGGCGAAAGTACGACCATCCACTGGCATGGTTTGCATCAACGGCGTACGCCGTACATGGATGGTGTTCCACACGTTTCGCAGTGTCCGATCAGCCCGGGCACGACCTTCCGGTACACGTTCCGGGCGGATAATCCGGGCACACACTTCTGGCACTCGCACACCGGTATGCAGCGTGGCGATGGAGCGTTCGGGGCGTTGATCATTCGCAAGGATAATGATATACATGAGCTGCTGTACGATCACGATCTGTCCGAGCACGTGATTACGGTGCAGGATTGGGGCCACGAGCAGGGTGTGTCCCTGTTTGCGGCACATCACCACTCGACCGGTGATAATAAACCGCCTAACTTGCTGATCAACGGACGAGGCAAGTACTTCCAGCGGTTCGCCAAGACAACGCCACTAggaacgacgacgactactGAAGCTCCGGATCTGGAAGAGGATCCTTCGGTAACAACACAGCCGGAAGCGATCCCAGTGGAGGAAGTACCGGAAGAAACTACGATTGTGGATGTGCCGACAACGGTGGCACCAACCGTAACCACTCTTGACGATGTGGAGCTGCTGCAGGCCAGTAGCAACAACAATCTGAAAACCGTACTCCATGCGAACGATGTACGGCACCGCACCAAACGACAATCGCGCACGGTAAACTTCAACGCCGTTGTGGTGCCCGAATCGCAACACATTCCCCTGAGTGTGTTTCACGTTGATAAGGGCCGCCGGTATCGGTTCCGACTGATTAATGCCGAGTTCCTGAACTGCCCGGTGGAGCTGTCCATTGAGAATCACAACCTTACGGTTATTTCATCGGACGGGTTCGGCATACAGCCGCTGGAGGATCTCGGTTCGTTCGTGAGCTACGCTGGCGAACGGTTCGATTTCGTAGTCAAAGCTAACCAACCGATCGGCAACTATCTGATCCGGTTCCGTGGACTGATGGATTGTGATGAGCGGTTTACGTCGGCGTACCAGTTTGCCGTGCTGCGGTATCGTGGAGCTCCGGAAGACACCGAGTACGAATCGTGGCCACCGTACGATTACGAGGCACCGGGCGTACAGTTTAACTCACTGAACCGGGGCCCGGGTGCGGAGAACGTTATTACAATCGCCGAAACGAACGCACTCGATCAGGaagatttgctgctgctgcgcgaTGAGACGGATTACAAGTTCTACGTGTACTACGATTTCTACGGCAAGGACAATCCTCACTTCCACGTACCGTCGCTGTACGGGTTTCAGCAGGTGATTAACAACACGAACCGGCTGTACACACCGCAGCTGAATCACATCTCGATGCGCATGCCACCGATACCGTTCCTGCCGGGCAAGGATGTGCTGGACGAGAGCCAGTTTTGCAACGAAACGAGCGTGCGCGATCGGAACTGCCGGGAGGAGTTTTGTGAGTGTAGTCACGTGATCCAGATACCGCTGCACGCCACGGTGGAGATGGTGATGATCGACGAAGGGTTCACGTTCGACGCGAACCATCCGTTTCATCTGCACGGCCATGCGTTCCGGGTGGTGGGCATGGATCGTGTGAGCCGCAACACGACCGTGGAGGATATTCGTCGCATGGATGAGGAGGGTCGATTGCCGAGAAGGCTTAAGAAAGCTCCGATCAAGGATACGGTGACGATTCCGGACGGTGGCTACACAATCATTCGGTTCATCGCGAACAATCCTG GATATTGGCTGTTCCACTGTCACATAGAGTTCCATGCCGAGATTGGTATGTCCCTAGTGCTGAAGGTTGGTGACAGCTCGGAGATGCTCCCGGTACCCGCCAACTTTCCCACCTGTTACGACTTTAAACCGAAGCTTGGTGAGCTCGGCAACGGGACGGGTTCGACCAGATTCACCACATCACTGCTTCTGTTAGCCTTCGCGGTTCAGACCTTACACCGACTCCTATAA
- the LOC118502794 gene encoding laccase abr2 isoform X2 has product MVNETTCMNYECLRNEANETFINSIGIQCNTTCPEGFEAQISHQHCCPQCVQARCKFDDQFYREGQSWASPDGCLLYRCAKDGGFLSISSSRKQCPVVGNCPEQNVVERDCCKVCNYTAEPRMESTTAAPVEQEEGVDFYEEQSYSNHPCKRVCTLGRKPETCYYRFRLEWYRTLSKACYNCPYNGTDCDRPHCIAGDGVRRNVAVINRMMPGPAIEVCENDIIVVDVENHLMGESTTIHWHGLHQRRTPYMDGVPHVSQCPISPGTTFRYTFRADNPGTHFWHSHTGMQRGDGAFGALIIRKDNDIHELLYDHDLSEHVITVQDWGHEQGVSLFAAHHHSTGDNKPPNLLINGRGKYFQRFAKTTPLGTTTTTEAPDLEEDPSVTTQPEAIPVEEVPEETTIVDVPTTVAPTVTTLDDVELLQASSNNNLKTVLHANDVRHRTKRQSRTVNFNAVVVPESQHIPLSVFHVDKGRRYRFRLINAEFLNCPVELSIENHNLTVISSDGFGIQPLEDLGSFVSYAGERFDFVVKANQPIGNYLIRFRGLMDCDERFTSAYQFAVLRYRGAPEDTEYESWPPYDYEAPGVQFNSLNRGPGAENVITIAETNALDQEDLLLLRDETDYKFYVYYDFYGKDNPHFHVPSLYGFQQVINNTNRLYTPQLNHISMRMPPIPFLPGKDVLDESQFCNETSVRDRNCREEFCECSHVIQIPLHATVEMVMIDEGFTFDANHPFHLHGHAFRVVGMDRVSRNTTVEDIRRMDEEGRLPRRLKKAPIKDTVTIPDGGYTIIRFIANNPGYWLFHCHIEFHAEIGMSLVLKVGDSSEMLPVPANFPTCYDFKPKLGELGNGTGSTRFTTSLLLLAFAVQTLHRLL; this is encoded by the exons ATGGTCAATGAGACCACCTGCATGAACTACGAGTGTCTGCGGAACGAGGCAAACGAAACGTTCATCAATTCGATCGGCATACAGTGTAACACCACGTGCCCGGAG GGTTTCGAGGCGCAGATCTCGCACCAACACTGCTGCCCGCAGTGCGTTCAGGCCCGGTGCAAGTTTGATGATCAGTTCTACCGCGAGGGACAATCGTGGGCCAGTCCTGACGGGTGTCTGCTGTATCGGTGCGCTAAGGACGGTGGTTTCCTGTCGATCAGCTCAAGCCGCAAGCAGTGTCCGGTGGTGGGAAATTGTCCCGAGCAGAATGTGGTTGAGCGTGACTGCTGTAAGGTGTGTAATTACACCGCCGAACCCAGGATGGAGTCGACGACGGCTGCACCAGTGGAGCAAGAGGAAGGTGTTGATTTCTACGAGGAACAGAGCTACAGCAATCACCCGTGCAAGCGGGTGTGCACGCTGGGGCGCAAACCGGAAACCTGCTACTACCGTTTCCGGCTTGAATGGTACCGGACGCTTAGTAAGGCTTGCTACAACTGTCCTTATAATGGGACGGACTGTGATCGACCGCACTGTATTGCGGGGGATGGTGTGCGAAGAAACGTGGCCGTTATTAATCGCATGATGCCCGGTCCGGCCATTGAGGTGTGTGAGAACGATATCATTGTGGTGGACGTGGAAAATCATCTGATGGGCGAAAGTACGACCATCCACTGGCATGGTTTGCATCAACGGCGTACGCCGTACATGGATGGTGTTCCACACGTTTCGCAGTGTCCGATCAGCCCGGGCACGACCTTCCGGTACACGTTCCGGGCGGATAATCCGGGCACACACTTCTGGCACTCGCACACCGGTATGCAGCGTGGCGATGGAGCGTTCGGGGCGTTGATCATTCGCAAGGATAATGATATACATGAGCTGCTGTACGATCACGATCTGTCCGAGCACGTGATTACGGTGCAGGATTGGGGCCACGAGCAGGGTGTGTCCCTGTTTGCGGCACATCACCACTCGACCGGTGATAATAAACCGCCTAACTTGCTGATCAACGGACGAGGCAAGTACTTCCAGCGGTTCGCCAAGACAACGCCACTAggaacgacgacgactactGAAGCTCCGGATCTGGAAGAGGATCCTTCGGTAACAACACAGCCGGAAGCGATCCCAGTGGAGGAAGTACCGGAAGAAACTACGATTGTGGATGTGCCGACAACGGTGGCACCAACCGTAACCACTCTTGACGATGTGGAGCTGCTGCAGGCCAGTAGCAACAACAATCTGAAAACCGTACTCCATGCGAACGATGTACGGCACCGCACCAAACGACAATCGCGCACGGTAAACTTCAACGCCGTTGTGGTGCCCGAATCGCAACACATTCCCCTGAGTGTGTTTCACGTTGATAAGGGCCGCCGGTATCGGTTCCGACTGATTAATGCCGAGTTCCTGAACTGCCCGGTGGAGCTGTCCATTGAGAATCACAACCTTACGGTTATTTCATCGGACGGGTTCGGCATACAGCCGCTGGAGGATCTCGGTTCGTTCGTGAGCTACGCTGGCGAACGGTTCGATTTCGTAGTCAAAGCTAACCAACCGATCGGCAACTATCTGATCCGGTTCCGTGGACTGATGGATTGTGATGAGCGGTTTACGTCGGCGTACCAGTTTGCCGTGCTGCGGTATCGTGGAGCTCCGGAAGACACCGAGTACGAATCGTGGCCACCGTACGATTACGAGGCACCGGGCGTACAGTTTAACTCACTGAACCGGGGCCCGGGTGCGGAGAACGTTATTACAATCGCCGAAACGAACGCACTCGATCAGGaagatttgctgctgctgcgcgaTGAGACGGATTACAAGTTCTACGTGTACTACGATTTCTACGGCAAGGACAATCCTCACTTCCACGTACCGTCGCTGTACGGGTTTCAGCAGGTGATTAACAACACGAACCGGCTGTACACACCGCAGCTGAATCACATCTCGATGCGCATGCCACCGATACCGTTCCTGCCGGGCAAGGATGTGCTGGACGAGAGCCAGTTTTGCAACGAAACGAGCGTGCGCGATCGGAACTGCCGGGAGGAGTTTTGTGAGTGTAGTCACGTGATCCAGATACCGCTGCACGCCACGGTGGAGATGGTGATGATCGACGAAGGGTTCACGTTCGACGCGAACCATCCGTTTCATCTGCACGGCCATGCGTTCCGGGTGGTGGGCATGGATCGTGTGAGCCGCAACACGACCGTGGAGGATATTCGTCGCATGGATGAGGAGGGTCGATTGCCGAGAAGGCTTAAGAAAGCTCCGATCAAGGATACGGTGACGATTCCGGACGGTGGCTACACAATCATTCGGTTCATCGCGAACAATCCTG GATATTGGCTGTTCCACTGTCACATAGAGTTCCATGCCGAGATTGGTATGTCCCTAGTGCTGAAGGTTGGTGACAGCTCGGAGATGCTCCCGGTACCCGCCAACTTTCCCACCTGTTACGACTTTAAACCGAAGCTTGGTGAGCTCGGCAACGGGACGGGTTCGACCAGATTCACCACATCACTGCTTCTGTTAGCCTTCGCGGTTCAGACCTTACACCGACTCCTATAA